A genomic stretch from Orcinus orca chromosome 14, mOrcOrc1.1, whole genome shotgun sequence includes:
- the ADD3 gene encoding gamma-adducin isoform X1: MSSDASQGVVTTSPPPSVPHKERYFDRINENDPEYIRERNMSPDLRQDFNMMEQRKRVTQILQSPAFREDLECLIQEQMKKGHNPTGLLALQQIADYIMANSFSGFTSPPLSLGMVTPINDLPGTDTSSYMKGEKLTRCKLASLYRLADLFGWAHLANTYISVRISKEQDHIIIIPRGLSFSEATASNLVKVNIIGEVVDQGSTNLKIDHTGFSPHAAIYSTRPDVKCVIHIHTLATAAVSSMKCGILPISQESLILGDVAYYDYQGSLDEQEERIQLQKVLGPSCKVLVLRNHGVVALGETIEEAFHYIFNVQIACEIQVRALAGAGGVDNLLVLDLQKYKASTHAVAASGGGGVNMGAHQKWKVGEIEFEGLMRTLDNLGYRTGYAYRHPLIREKPRHKSDVEIPATVTAFSFEDDTVPLSPLKYMAQRQQREKTRWLNSPNTYMKVNVPEESRNGETSPRTKITWMKAEDSSKVSSGTPIKIEDPNQFVPLNTNPNEVLEKRNKIREQNRYDLKTAGPQSQLLAGIVVDKPPSTMQFEDDDQAPPAPPNPFSHLTEGELEEYKKAIERKQQGLEDAEQELLSDDASSVSQIQSQTQSPQNIPEKLEENHELFSKSFISMDMPVLIVNGKDDVHGVEDELAERVSRLTTSTTIENIEITIKSPEKIEEVLSPEGSPSKSPSKKKKKFRTPSFLKKNKKKEKVEA; the protein is encoded by the exons ATGAGTTCCGATGCTAGCCAAGGCGTGGTCACTACTTCTCCTCCTCCCAGCGTGCCTCACAAAGAGAGGTATTTTGACCGCATCAATGAAAATGACCCAGAATACATAAGGGAGaggaacatgtctcctgatctaCGGCAAGACTTCAATATGATGGAGCAGAGGAAACGAGTTACTCAGATCTTGCAAAGTCCG GCCTTTCGGGAAGACCTGGAATGCCTTATTCAAGAACAGATGAAGAAAGGCCACAATCCAACTGGATTACTAGCATTACAACAGATTGCAGATTACATCATGGCCAATTCTTTCTCGGGCTTTACTTCACCTCCCCTCA GTCTCGGCATGGTCACACCCATCAATGACCTTCCTGGGACAGATACGTCCTCGTACATGAAGGGAGAAAAGCTTACTCGTTGTAAACTTGCCAGCCTATACAGACTTGCAGATTTGTTTGGATGGGCCCACCTGGCAAATACATATATCTCA gtAAGAATAAGTAAGGAGCAAGACCACATAATAATAATTCCCAGAGGCCTGTCTTTTTCTGAAGCCACAGCCTCCAATTTG GTGAAAGTCAATATAATAGGAGAAGTGGTTGATCAGGGAAGTACTAATTTGAAAATTGACCACACAGGCTTCAGTCCCCATGCCGCAATCTATTCAACACGTCCTGATGTTAAGTGTGTGATACACATCCATACCCTTGCAACGGCAGCT GTATCCTCCATGAAGTGCGGGATCCTTCCAATTTCTCAAGAGTCCCTGATCCTGGGAGATGTCGCCTATTATGACTACCAAGGGTCACTTGATGAACAGGAGGAGAGAATTCAACTGCAGAAAGTTCTGGGGCCAAGTTGTAAG GTGCTGGTACTCAGAAATCATGGTGTGGTAGCACTTGGAGAAACAATTGAGGAGgcttttcattacatttttaatgtgcAGATAGCCTGTGAGATTCAG GTGCGGGCATTAGCAGGGGCAGGTGGAGTAGACAATCTGCTTGTACTGGATCTTCAGAAGTATAAAGCTTCCACTCACGCTGTGGCAGCATCTGGAGGAGGAGGAGTGAATATGGGTGCCCATCAAAAATGGAAGGTTGGCGAGATTGAGTTTGAAGGGCTGATGAGGACTCTGGACAATTTG GGATATAGAACAGGCTATGCTTACAGGCATCCTCTCATTCGAGAAAAGCCTAGGCACAAGAGTGATGTGGAGATCCCAGCAACTGTGACTGCCTTTTCCTTTGAAGATGATACAGTGCCACTCTCTCCTCTCAAATACatggcacagaggcagcagcgtGAAAAAACAAGATGGCTGAACTCACCAAATACCTACATGAAAGTGAATGTGCCTGAGGAGTCTCGGAATGGGGAGACCAGTCCCAGGACCAAAATCACA TGGATGAAAGCAGAGGACTCTTCAAAAGTTAGTAGTGGAACACCTATCAAAATTGAAGATCCAAATCAGTTTGTTCCTTTAAACACAAACCCGAATGAGGtactagaaaagagaaataag ATTCGAGAACAAAATCGATATGACTTGAAAACAGCAGGACCACAATCTCAGTTGCTTGCTGGAATTGTTGTGGATAAGCCTCCTTCT ACCATGCAGTTTGAAGATGATGATCAGGCCCCACCAGCTCCTCCCAACCCCTTCAGTCATCTCACAGAAGGAGAACTTGAAGAGTATAAGAAGGCCATTGAACGTAAACAGCAAGGACTGGAAG ATGCTGAGCAGGAATTACTCTCAGATGACGCTTCATCTGTTTCACAAATTCAGTCTCAAACTCAGTCACCGCAAAATATCCCTGAAAAATTAGAAG AAAACCATGAGCTGTTTTCCAAGAGCTTCATCTCCATGGACATGCCTGTCCTGATAGTGAATGGCAAGGATGACGTGCATGGTGTTGAAGACGAGCTTGCTGAGCGAGTGAGCAGGTTAACTACAAGCACCACCATAGAAAACATCGAGATTACCATTAAGTCTCCAGAAAAAATTGAAGAAGTCCTGTCACCTGAAGGCTCACCTTCAAAATCACcatccaagaaaaagaagaaattccgcactccttcttttctgaaaaagaacaaaaaaaaggagaaagttgAAGCCTAA
- the ADD3 gene encoding gamma-adducin isoform X3, with protein sequence MSSDASQGVVTTSPPPSVPHKERYFDRINENDPEYIRERNMSPDLRQDFNMMEQRKRVTQILQSPAFREDLECLIQEQMKKGHNPTGLLALQQIADYIMANSFSGFTSPPLSLGMVTPINDLPGTDTSSYMKGEKLTRCKLASLYRLADLFGWAHLANTYISVRISKEQDHIIIIPRGLSFSEATASNLVKVNIIGEVVDQGSTNLKIDHTGFSPHAAIYSTRPDVKCVIHIHTLATAAVSSMKCGILPISQESLILGDVAYYDYQGSLDEQEERIQLQKVLGPSCKVLVLRNHGVVALGETIEEAFHYIFNVQIACEIQVRALAGAGGVDNLLVLDLQKYKASTHAVAASGGGGVNMGAHQKWKVGEIEFEGLMRTLDNLGYRTGYAYRHPLIREKPRHKSDVEIPATVTAFSFEDDTVPLSPLKYMAQRQQREKTRWLNSPNTYMKVNVPEESRNGETSPRTKITWMKAEDSSKVSSGTPIKIEDPNQFVPLNTNPNEVLEKRNKIREQNRYDLKTAGPQSQLLAGIVVDKPPSTMQFEDDDQAPPAPPNPFSHLTEGELEEYKKAIERKQQGLEENHELFSKSFISMDMPVLIVNGKDDVHGVEDELAERVSRLTTSTTIENIEITIKSPEKIEEVLSPEGSPSKSPSKKKKKFRTPSFLKKNKKKEKVEA encoded by the exons ATGAGTTCCGATGCTAGCCAAGGCGTGGTCACTACTTCTCCTCCTCCCAGCGTGCCTCACAAAGAGAGGTATTTTGACCGCATCAATGAAAATGACCCAGAATACATAAGGGAGaggaacatgtctcctgatctaCGGCAAGACTTCAATATGATGGAGCAGAGGAAACGAGTTACTCAGATCTTGCAAAGTCCG GCCTTTCGGGAAGACCTGGAATGCCTTATTCAAGAACAGATGAAGAAAGGCCACAATCCAACTGGATTACTAGCATTACAACAGATTGCAGATTACATCATGGCCAATTCTTTCTCGGGCTTTACTTCACCTCCCCTCA GTCTCGGCATGGTCACACCCATCAATGACCTTCCTGGGACAGATACGTCCTCGTACATGAAGGGAGAAAAGCTTACTCGTTGTAAACTTGCCAGCCTATACAGACTTGCAGATTTGTTTGGATGGGCCCACCTGGCAAATACATATATCTCA gtAAGAATAAGTAAGGAGCAAGACCACATAATAATAATTCCCAGAGGCCTGTCTTTTTCTGAAGCCACAGCCTCCAATTTG GTGAAAGTCAATATAATAGGAGAAGTGGTTGATCAGGGAAGTACTAATTTGAAAATTGACCACACAGGCTTCAGTCCCCATGCCGCAATCTATTCAACACGTCCTGATGTTAAGTGTGTGATACACATCCATACCCTTGCAACGGCAGCT GTATCCTCCATGAAGTGCGGGATCCTTCCAATTTCTCAAGAGTCCCTGATCCTGGGAGATGTCGCCTATTATGACTACCAAGGGTCACTTGATGAACAGGAGGAGAGAATTCAACTGCAGAAAGTTCTGGGGCCAAGTTGTAAG GTGCTGGTACTCAGAAATCATGGTGTGGTAGCACTTGGAGAAACAATTGAGGAGgcttttcattacatttttaatgtgcAGATAGCCTGTGAGATTCAG GTGCGGGCATTAGCAGGGGCAGGTGGAGTAGACAATCTGCTTGTACTGGATCTTCAGAAGTATAAAGCTTCCACTCACGCTGTGGCAGCATCTGGAGGAGGAGGAGTGAATATGGGTGCCCATCAAAAATGGAAGGTTGGCGAGATTGAGTTTGAAGGGCTGATGAGGACTCTGGACAATTTG GGATATAGAACAGGCTATGCTTACAGGCATCCTCTCATTCGAGAAAAGCCTAGGCACAAGAGTGATGTGGAGATCCCAGCAACTGTGACTGCCTTTTCCTTTGAAGATGATACAGTGCCACTCTCTCCTCTCAAATACatggcacagaggcagcagcgtGAAAAAACAAGATGGCTGAACTCACCAAATACCTACATGAAAGTGAATGTGCCTGAGGAGTCTCGGAATGGGGAGACCAGTCCCAGGACCAAAATCACA TGGATGAAAGCAGAGGACTCTTCAAAAGTTAGTAGTGGAACACCTATCAAAATTGAAGATCCAAATCAGTTTGTTCCTTTAAACACAAACCCGAATGAGGtactagaaaagagaaataag ATTCGAGAACAAAATCGATATGACTTGAAAACAGCAGGACCACAATCTCAGTTGCTTGCTGGAATTGTTGTGGATAAGCCTCCTTCT ACCATGCAGTTTGAAGATGATGATCAGGCCCCACCAGCTCCTCCCAACCCCTTCAGTCATCTCACAGAAGGAGAACTTGAAGAGTATAAGAAGGCCATTGAACGTAAACAGCAAGGACTGGAAG AAAACCATGAGCTGTTTTCCAAGAGCTTCATCTCCATGGACATGCCTGTCCTGATAGTGAATGGCAAGGATGACGTGCATGGTGTTGAAGACGAGCTTGCTGAGCGAGTGAGCAGGTTAACTACAAGCACCACCATAGAAAACATCGAGATTACCATTAAGTCTCCAGAAAAAATTGAAGAAGTCCTGTCACCTGAAGGCTCACCTTCAAAATCACcatccaagaaaaagaagaaattccgcactccttcttttctgaaaaagaacaaaaaaaaggagaaagttgAAGCCTAA
- the ADD3 gene encoding gamma-adducin isoform X2 yields MSSDASQGVVTTSPPPSVPHKERYFDRINENDPEYIRERNMSPDLRQDFNMMEQRKRVTQILQSPAFREDLECLIQEQMKKGHNPTGLLALQQIADYIMANSFSGFTSPPLSLGMVTPINDLPGTDTSSYMKGEKLTRCKLASLYRLADLFGWAHLANTYISVRISKEQDHIIIIPRGLSFSEATASNLVKVNIIGEVVDQGSTNLKIDHTGFSPHAAIYSTRPDVKCVIHIHTLATAAVSSMKCGILPISQESLILGDVAYYDYQGSLDEQEERIQLQKVLGPSCKVLVLRNHGVVALGETIEEAFHYIFNVQIACEIQVRALAGAGGVDNLLVLDLQKYKASTHAVAASGGGGVNMGAHQKWKVGEIEFEGLMRTLDNLGYRTGYAYRHPLIREKPRHKSDVEIPATVTAFSFEDDTVPLSPLKYMAQRQQREKTRWLNSPNTYMKVNVPEESRNGETSPRTKITWMKAEDSSKVSSGTPIKIEDPNQFVPLNTNPNEVLEKRNKTMQFEDDDQAPPAPPNPFSHLTEGELEEYKKAIERKQQGLEDAEQELLSDDASSVSQIQSQTQSPQNIPEKLEENHELFSKSFISMDMPVLIVNGKDDVHGVEDELAERVSRLTTSTTIENIEITIKSPEKIEEVLSPEGSPSKSPSKKKKKFRTPSFLKKNKKKEKVEA; encoded by the exons ATGAGTTCCGATGCTAGCCAAGGCGTGGTCACTACTTCTCCTCCTCCCAGCGTGCCTCACAAAGAGAGGTATTTTGACCGCATCAATGAAAATGACCCAGAATACATAAGGGAGaggaacatgtctcctgatctaCGGCAAGACTTCAATATGATGGAGCAGAGGAAACGAGTTACTCAGATCTTGCAAAGTCCG GCCTTTCGGGAAGACCTGGAATGCCTTATTCAAGAACAGATGAAGAAAGGCCACAATCCAACTGGATTACTAGCATTACAACAGATTGCAGATTACATCATGGCCAATTCTTTCTCGGGCTTTACTTCACCTCCCCTCA GTCTCGGCATGGTCACACCCATCAATGACCTTCCTGGGACAGATACGTCCTCGTACATGAAGGGAGAAAAGCTTACTCGTTGTAAACTTGCCAGCCTATACAGACTTGCAGATTTGTTTGGATGGGCCCACCTGGCAAATACATATATCTCA gtAAGAATAAGTAAGGAGCAAGACCACATAATAATAATTCCCAGAGGCCTGTCTTTTTCTGAAGCCACAGCCTCCAATTTG GTGAAAGTCAATATAATAGGAGAAGTGGTTGATCAGGGAAGTACTAATTTGAAAATTGACCACACAGGCTTCAGTCCCCATGCCGCAATCTATTCAACACGTCCTGATGTTAAGTGTGTGATACACATCCATACCCTTGCAACGGCAGCT GTATCCTCCATGAAGTGCGGGATCCTTCCAATTTCTCAAGAGTCCCTGATCCTGGGAGATGTCGCCTATTATGACTACCAAGGGTCACTTGATGAACAGGAGGAGAGAATTCAACTGCAGAAAGTTCTGGGGCCAAGTTGTAAG GTGCTGGTACTCAGAAATCATGGTGTGGTAGCACTTGGAGAAACAATTGAGGAGgcttttcattacatttttaatgtgcAGATAGCCTGTGAGATTCAG GTGCGGGCATTAGCAGGGGCAGGTGGAGTAGACAATCTGCTTGTACTGGATCTTCAGAAGTATAAAGCTTCCACTCACGCTGTGGCAGCATCTGGAGGAGGAGGAGTGAATATGGGTGCCCATCAAAAATGGAAGGTTGGCGAGATTGAGTTTGAAGGGCTGATGAGGACTCTGGACAATTTG GGATATAGAACAGGCTATGCTTACAGGCATCCTCTCATTCGAGAAAAGCCTAGGCACAAGAGTGATGTGGAGATCCCAGCAACTGTGACTGCCTTTTCCTTTGAAGATGATACAGTGCCACTCTCTCCTCTCAAATACatggcacagaggcagcagcgtGAAAAAACAAGATGGCTGAACTCACCAAATACCTACATGAAAGTGAATGTGCCTGAGGAGTCTCGGAATGGGGAGACCAGTCCCAGGACCAAAATCACA TGGATGAAAGCAGAGGACTCTTCAAAAGTTAGTAGTGGAACACCTATCAAAATTGAAGATCCAAATCAGTTTGTTCCTTTAAACACAAACCCGAATGAGGtactagaaaagagaaataag ACCATGCAGTTTGAAGATGATGATCAGGCCCCACCAGCTCCTCCCAACCCCTTCAGTCATCTCACAGAAGGAGAACTTGAAGAGTATAAGAAGGCCATTGAACGTAAACAGCAAGGACTGGAAG ATGCTGAGCAGGAATTACTCTCAGATGACGCTTCATCTGTTTCACAAATTCAGTCTCAAACTCAGTCACCGCAAAATATCCCTGAAAAATTAGAAG AAAACCATGAGCTGTTTTCCAAGAGCTTCATCTCCATGGACATGCCTGTCCTGATAGTGAATGGCAAGGATGACGTGCATGGTGTTGAAGACGAGCTTGCTGAGCGAGTGAGCAGGTTAACTACAAGCACCACCATAGAAAACATCGAGATTACCATTAAGTCTCCAGAAAAAATTGAAGAAGTCCTGTCACCTGAAGGCTCACCTTCAAAATCACcatccaagaaaaagaagaaattccgcactccttcttttctgaaaaagaacaaaaaaaaggagaaagttgAAGCCTAA
- the ADD3 gene encoding gamma-adducin isoform X4 gives MSSDASQGVVTTSPPPSVPHKERYFDRINENDPEYIRERNMSPDLRQDFNMMEQRKRVTQILQSPAFREDLECLIQEQMKKGHNPTGLLALQQIADYIMANSFSGFTSPPLSLGMVTPINDLPGTDTSSYMKGEKLTRCKLASLYRLADLFGWAHLANTYISVRISKEQDHIIIIPRGLSFSEATASNLVKVNIIGEVVDQGSTNLKIDHTGFSPHAAIYSTRPDVKCVIHIHTLATAAVSSMKCGILPISQESLILGDVAYYDYQGSLDEQEERIQLQKVLGPSCKVLVLRNHGVVALGETIEEAFHYIFNVQIACEIQVRALAGAGGVDNLLVLDLQKYKASTHAVAASGGGGVNMGAHQKWKVGEIEFEGLMRTLDNLGYRTGYAYRHPLIREKPRHKSDVEIPATVTAFSFEDDTVPLSPLKYMAQRQQREKTRWLNSPNTYMKVNVPEESRNGETSPRTKITWMKAEDSSKVSSGTPIKIEDPNQFVPLNTNPNEVLEKRNKTMQFEDDDQAPPAPPNPFSHLTEGELEEYKKAIERKQQGLEENHELFSKSFISMDMPVLIVNGKDDVHGVEDELAERVSRLTTSTTIENIEITIKSPEKIEEVLSPEGSPSKSPSKKKKKFRTPSFLKKNKKKEKVEA, from the exons ATGAGTTCCGATGCTAGCCAAGGCGTGGTCACTACTTCTCCTCCTCCCAGCGTGCCTCACAAAGAGAGGTATTTTGACCGCATCAATGAAAATGACCCAGAATACATAAGGGAGaggaacatgtctcctgatctaCGGCAAGACTTCAATATGATGGAGCAGAGGAAACGAGTTACTCAGATCTTGCAAAGTCCG GCCTTTCGGGAAGACCTGGAATGCCTTATTCAAGAACAGATGAAGAAAGGCCACAATCCAACTGGATTACTAGCATTACAACAGATTGCAGATTACATCATGGCCAATTCTTTCTCGGGCTTTACTTCACCTCCCCTCA GTCTCGGCATGGTCACACCCATCAATGACCTTCCTGGGACAGATACGTCCTCGTACATGAAGGGAGAAAAGCTTACTCGTTGTAAACTTGCCAGCCTATACAGACTTGCAGATTTGTTTGGATGGGCCCACCTGGCAAATACATATATCTCA gtAAGAATAAGTAAGGAGCAAGACCACATAATAATAATTCCCAGAGGCCTGTCTTTTTCTGAAGCCACAGCCTCCAATTTG GTGAAAGTCAATATAATAGGAGAAGTGGTTGATCAGGGAAGTACTAATTTGAAAATTGACCACACAGGCTTCAGTCCCCATGCCGCAATCTATTCAACACGTCCTGATGTTAAGTGTGTGATACACATCCATACCCTTGCAACGGCAGCT GTATCCTCCATGAAGTGCGGGATCCTTCCAATTTCTCAAGAGTCCCTGATCCTGGGAGATGTCGCCTATTATGACTACCAAGGGTCACTTGATGAACAGGAGGAGAGAATTCAACTGCAGAAAGTTCTGGGGCCAAGTTGTAAG GTGCTGGTACTCAGAAATCATGGTGTGGTAGCACTTGGAGAAACAATTGAGGAGgcttttcattacatttttaatgtgcAGATAGCCTGTGAGATTCAG GTGCGGGCATTAGCAGGGGCAGGTGGAGTAGACAATCTGCTTGTACTGGATCTTCAGAAGTATAAAGCTTCCACTCACGCTGTGGCAGCATCTGGAGGAGGAGGAGTGAATATGGGTGCCCATCAAAAATGGAAGGTTGGCGAGATTGAGTTTGAAGGGCTGATGAGGACTCTGGACAATTTG GGATATAGAACAGGCTATGCTTACAGGCATCCTCTCATTCGAGAAAAGCCTAGGCACAAGAGTGATGTGGAGATCCCAGCAACTGTGACTGCCTTTTCCTTTGAAGATGATACAGTGCCACTCTCTCCTCTCAAATACatggcacagaggcagcagcgtGAAAAAACAAGATGGCTGAACTCACCAAATACCTACATGAAAGTGAATGTGCCTGAGGAGTCTCGGAATGGGGAGACCAGTCCCAGGACCAAAATCACA TGGATGAAAGCAGAGGACTCTTCAAAAGTTAGTAGTGGAACACCTATCAAAATTGAAGATCCAAATCAGTTTGTTCCTTTAAACACAAACCCGAATGAGGtactagaaaagagaaataag ACCATGCAGTTTGAAGATGATGATCAGGCCCCACCAGCTCCTCCCAACCCCTTCAGTCATCTCACAGAAGGAGAACTTGAAGAGTATAAGAAGGCCATTGAACGTAAACAGCAAGGACTGGAAG AAAACCATGAGCTGTTTTCCAAGAGCTTCATCTCCATGGACATGCCTGTCCTGATAGTGAATGGCAAGGATGACGTGCATGGTGTTGAAGACGAGCTTGCTGAGCGAGTGAGCAGGTTAACTACAAGCACCACCATAGAAAACATCGAGATTACCATTAAGTCTCCAGAAAAAATTGAAGAAGTCCTGTCACCTGAAGGCTCACCTTCAAAATCACcatccaagaaaaagaagaaattccgcactccttcttttctgaaaaagaacaaaaaaaaggagaaagttgAAGCCTAA